The Halosimplex litoreum genome has a window encoding:
- a CDS encoding Hsp20/alpha crystallin family protein — MSTLRDALRDLPDAVFADVLESDDAYLLVLDLPGAAEATVDAAVEGSRLRIEARREKDVPADFDYVSEERSLFLDVELPLPPGVTGAGAAGSIDRGVLELELPKAEAAPETQIPIDE; from the coding sequence ATGTCAACGTTGCGTGATGCGCTCCGAGACCTGCCCGACGCGGTGTTCGCGGACGTGTTGGAGAGCGACGACGCGTACCTGCTGGTGCTGGACCTGCCGGGCGCGGCCGAGGCGACGGTCGACGCGGCGGTCGAAGGCAGTCGGCTGCGCATCGAGGCGCGCCGCGAGAAGGACGTGCCCGCCGACTTCGACTACGTCTCGGAGGAGCGCTCGCTGTTTCTCGACGTCGAACTGCCGCTCCCGCCGGGCGTGACCGGCGCGGGCGCCGCCGGCTCCATCGACCGGGGCGTCCTCGAACTCGAACTGCCGAAGGCGGAGGCCGCGCCGGAGACACAGATCCCGATCGACGAGTAG
- a CDS encoding ABC1 kinase family protein encodes MNPRAYWRFVVVTWQFLPLLVAYTRDRNRFLFFGRGRSVSSETRRERARVLLDTLLTLGPTFIKLGQLLSTRPDVLPPEYIEELEELQDRVPPADWERAREVLESEVGPVEQAFDEFDTEAISGASLGQVYYATTEDGEVAVKVRRPGVKGLIESDLRVIRWSLPILMYFVDESRSFSLQTLADEFDKTIREEMDYGREAEMLTEIRGNFADDPRLRIPEVDEARSTKQVLTMEYVPGTKITNIDELDDRHLDRTELAETLQEAYLQMIIEDGVFHADPHPGNLAVQDDGTLVFYDFGMSGYVDPFIQDKIVDFYVAVADQDIQAILDTLVEMGTLSPEADRKVMADVLELAIADARGEDIEQYRVQQIVQQVEDTIYDFPFRLPANLALVLRVATVVEGVCVTLDEDFDFIDVATGYLREQGFLADTAREYVEDRVDEVQEATKSAVRTPPKLEEVLDQAINEDLQVEVDIRDSQSLLDRIAKRLIYGMVLASAVFSSAVLVAFEQFTAAAVAVGFTVFVGLLLFLSFRDRKGIRAQPQFTRQSMREGDRER; translated from the coding sequence GTGAATCCACGCGCCTACTGGCGGTTCGTCGTCGTCACGTGGCAGTTTCTGCCGTTGCTGGTCGCGTACACGCGGGACCGCAACCGGTTTCTCTTCTTCGGCAGGGGTCGGTCGGTCTCCTCGGAGACCCGCCGCGAGCGAGCGCGGGTCCTGCTGGACACGCTCCTGACGCTCGGGCCGACGTTCATCAAGCTCGGCCAGCTGCTGTCGACGCGGCCGGACGTGCTCCCGCCGGAGTACATCGAGGAGCTCGAAGAGCTACAGGATCGAGTCCCGCCGGCCGACTGGGAGCGCGCTCGCGAAGTACTCGAATCGGAGGTCGGGCCGGTCGAGCAGGCGTTCGACGAGTTCGACACCGAGGCCATCAGCGGGGCCAGCCTGGGCCAGGTGTACTACGCGACGACCGAGGACGGCGAGGTCGCGGTGAAGGTGCGCCGGCCGGGCGTGAAAGGCCTCATCGAGTCGGACCTGCGGGTGATCCGCTGGTCGCTCCCGATCCTGATGTACTTCGTCGACGAGTCGCGCTCGTTCTCGCTGCAGACGCTCGCCGACGAGTTCGACAAAACGATCCGCGAGGAGATGGACTACGGCCGCGAAGCGGAGATGCTCACCGAGATCCGCGGTAACTTCGCCGACGACCCACGGCTCCGGATCCCCGAGGTCGACGAGGCCCGGTCGACGAAGCAGGTGCTCACGATGGAGTACGTACCGGGCACGAAGATCACGAACATCGACGAGCTGGACGACCGCCACCTCGACCGGACGGAACTGGCCGAGACCCTCCAGGAGGCGTACCTCCAGATGATCATCGAGGACGGGGTCTTCCACGCCGACCCCCATCCGGGGAACCTCGCGGTGCAGGACGACGGGACGCTCGTCTTCTACGACTTCGGCATGAGCGGCTACGTCGACCCGTTCATCCAGGACAAGATCGTCGACTTCTACGTCGCCGTCGCCGACCAGGACATCCAGGCGATCCTCGACACGCTCGTCGAGATGGGCACGCTCTCGCCCGAAGCCGACCGCAAAGTGATGGCCGACGTGCTCGAACTCGCCATCGCGGACGCCCGCGGGGAGGACATCGAGCAGTACCGCGTCCAGCAGATCGTCCAGCAGGTCGAGGACACCATCTACGACTTCCCGTTCCGCTTGCCGGCCAACCTCGCGCTCGTCCTCCGGGTCGCGACCGTCGTCGAAGGGGTCTGCGTGACGCTGGACGAGGACTTCGACTTCATCGACGTGGCCACGGGCTATCTCCGCGAGCAGGGCTTCCTCGCCGACACCGCTCGCGAGTACGTCGAGGACCGCGTCGACGAGGTCCAGGAGGCCACGAAGTCCGCGGTGCGGACGCCGCCGAAACTGGAGGAAGTGCTCGACCAGGCCATCAACGAGGACCTGCAGGTCGAAGTCGACATCCGCGACTCCCAGAGCCTCCTCGATCGGATCGCGAAACGGCTCATCTACGGGATGGTGCTGGCCAGCGCCGTCTTCTCCTCGGCCGTCCTCGTCGCCTTCGAGCAGTTCACGGCCGCTGCCGTCGCGGTCGGCTTCACGGTGTTCGTGGGGCTGCTCCTGTTTCTCTCCTTCCGCGACCGCAAAGGCATCCGCGCCCAGCCGCAGTTCACCCGACAGAGCATGCGCGAAGGCGACCGCGAACGGTAG
- a CDS encoding translation initiation factor IF-5A: protein MATKQVEVRDLDEGSYVMIDDVACKINAYSTAKPGKHGSAKARVEAEGVFDGKKRNLSQPVDAKIRVPIINRKQGQVVSTSGGDEAQVMDLETFDTFTLALPDGVSMEPDDEIEYLEMESQRKIV from the coding sequence ATGGCAACGAAGCAGGTCGAGGTCCGCGATCTGGACGAGGGCAGCTACGTCATGATCGACGACGTAGCCTGCAAGATCAACGCCTACAGTACGGCCAAGCCCGGCAAACACGGCAGCGCGAAGGCTCGCGTCGAGGCCGAGGGCGTCTTCGACGGCAAGAAGCGCAACCTCTCCCAGCCGGTCGACGCGAAGATCCGCGTCCCGATCATCAACCGCAAGCAGGGGCAGGTCGTCTCGACCTCCGGCGGTGACGAGGCGCAGGTCATGGACCTGGAGACGTTCGACACGTTCACGCTCGCGCTCCCCGACGGGGTCTCGATGGAACCCGACGACGAGATCGAGTACCTCGAGATGGAGTCCCAGCGCAAGATCGTCTGA
- the speB gene encoding agmatinase, whose product MFPGAAAARADAAYALVGAPLDASTSFEPGARFGPDRVRRYAEAFDDYDHHTDRNFSELAVYDHGDIGPTADTEEYLTFLRGACTDFREEGAVPLLVGGEHTVTVAGVRAVDPDVFVCLDAHLDLRESYAGDPLSHATVTRHALDVADRAVILGARTGSEAEWDRASEADVRVVPPAEVTDWEPDFDADESAYLSVDIDGFDPAYAPGTGTKEPFGIEPRTGRRVVREVAPHAAGFDVVEVNDRDDGQAATLAAKLLRAFVYSHAADR is encoded by the coding sequence ATGTTCCCCGGCGCGGCCGCCGCGCGGGCCGACGCAGCGTACGCGCTCGTCGGCGCACCGCTCGACGCCTCCACCTCGTTCGAGCCCGGGGCCCGCTTCGGCCCCGACCGCGTCCGGCGGTACGCCGAGGCCTTCGACGACTACGACCACCACACCGACCGGAACTTCTCCGAGTTGGCCGTCTACGACCACGGCGATATCGGCCCCACCGCCGACACCGAGGAGTATCTCACGTTCCTCCGCGGGGCCTGCACCGACTTTCGCGAGGAGGGGGCGGTCCCGCTGCTGGTCGGCGGCGAGCACACGGTGACCGTCGCGGGCGTCCGCGCGGTCGACCCCGACGTGTTCGTCTGTCTCGACGCCCACCTCGATCTCCGGGAGTCGTACGCCGGCGACCCGCTCAGCCACGCGACCGTCACTCGCCACGCCCTCGACGTGGCGGACCGAGCCGTGATCCTGGGCGCGCGCACCGGGAGCGAGGCCGAGTGGGACCGGGCGAGCGAAGCGGACGTTCGCGTCGTACCGCCAGCCGAAGTGACCGACTGGGAACCCGACTTCGACGCCGACGAGTCGGCCTACCTCAGCGTCGATATCGACGGGTTCGACCCGGCCTACGCGCCCGGGACGGGGACGAAGGAACCGTTCGGTATCGAACCGCGGACGGGGCGGCGCGTCGTCCGCGAGGTCGCCCCGCACGCGGCGGGGTTCGACGTCGTCGAGGTCAACGACCGCGACGACGGCCAGGCGGCGACCCTGGCGGCGAAGCTCCTGCGGGCGTTCGTCTACAGTCACGCGGCGGATCGATAG
- a CDS encoding Nif3-like dinuclear metal center hexameric protein, translated as MDLSTVCERYDERLSPGEYADVDASANGLQVGPDEADVETVAFAVDAAGATIDAALDRGADLLVVHHGLSWGGIDRVTGLDYDRIAPLIESDLALYAMHLPLDGHDDLGNAAGVADLLGLEAREPFGEIGPVTIGQRGRAPEPFSPDGLASLLESELDTGGEGVQHFAFGPDEIEDVAVVTGGSADWLEEAIDAGVDAFVTGEGKGKVYHQARDAGVNVFLGGHYATETFGVQALQDLAEEWGLETTYVDHPTGL; from the coding sequence ATGGACCTCTCGACAGTCTGCGAGCGCTACGACGAGCGGCTCTCGCCCGGCGAGTACGCCGACGTGGACGCCAGCGCCAACGGCCTCCAGGTCGGTCCCGACGAGGCCGACGTGGAGACGGTCGCGTTCGCCGTCGACGCCGCCGGTGCGACGATCGACGCGGCACTCGACCGCGGCGCGGATCTCCTGGTCGTCCACCACGGGCTCTCCTGGGGCGGCATCGACCGCGTCACCGGCCTCGACTACGACCGCATCGCGCCCCTGATCGAGTCGGACCTCGCGCTGTACGCGATGCACCTTCCGCTCGACGGCCACGACGACCTCGGCAACGCCGCCGGCGTCGCCGACCTGCTCGGGCTCGAAGCCCGCGAACCGTTCGGCGAGATCGGCCCGGTCACCATCGGCCAGCGCGGACGGGCCCCGGAGCCGTTCTCGCCCGACGGATTGGCGTCGCTGCTCGAATCGGAGCTGGACACCGGCGGCGAGGGCGTCCAGCACTTCGCCTTCGGGCCCGACGAGATCGAGGACGTGGCGGTCGTCACCGGCGGCAGCGCCGACTGGCTCGAAGAAGCCATCGACGCCGGCGTCGACGCGTTCGTCACCGGGGAGGGGAAAGGGAAGGTGTACCACCAGGCCCGCGACGCCGGCGTGAACGTCTTCCTCGGCGGCCACTACGCCACCGAGACCTTCGGCGTGCAGGCGCTGCAGGACCTCGCCGAGGAGTGGGGCCTGGAGACGACGTACGTCGACCACCCGACCGGGCTCTGA
- a CDS encoding RtcB family protein, translated as MPIEVEGASTTARVMVDDESLVEENCLSQIRDLVDHEAFTEPVRIMPDTHWGAGAPIGFAMPLAGRVVPNVVGVDVGCGMAATNLGPELPLEHDERERLVREAVPTGRSVHDYDDAPHLVERFPFERADDVFDRFETAYRDRFDRAVDPIEFDFDGYDGDYFESLCERVLADQAQGMGYVIESAGTLGGGNHFVEFARAQASGDYWLVLHSGSRYLGKAVAEYWQHRANSYRNTDAIREAVPDELTEYLKSDPETVADADCFEWVTGGKGESHLRKDRIRADFEGRRIEEVFDTLGDLRPETGRDSDLDYLDGREAHGYHVDMLFAQQYARWNRELMSDAICETLGVEPVERFQSVHNYIDFEDLTIRKGATPAREGQRLVVPFNMAEGSVLARGKGNDEYHRTAPHGAGRVMGRRQAHEELSVDAFADAMDGIYSESVGEATLDEAPMAYKSAERIAAALAPTAEVEDRLEVVHNLKATD; from the coding sequence ATGCCTATCGAGGTCGAGGGCGCGTCGACGACGGCGCGCGTGATGGTCGACGACGAGTCGCTGGTCGAGGAGAACTGCCTGTCCCAGATCCGGGACCTCGTCGACCACGAGGCGTTCACCGAGCCGGTCCGGATCATGCCCGACACGCACTGGGGTGCGGGCGCGCCGATCGGCTTCGCCATGCCGTTGGCCGGCCGGGTCGTCCCGAACGTCGTCGGCGTCGACGTGGGCTGCGGGATGGCCGCGACGAACCTCGGCCCCGAACTACCGCTGGAACACGACGAGCGCGAGCGCCTGGTCCGCGAGGCCGTCCCGACCGGGCGGTCGGTCCACGACTACGACGACGCTCCCCACCTGGTCGAGCGGTTCCCCTTCGAGCGGGCCGACGACGTGTTCGACCGCTTCGAGACGGCCTACCGCGACCGGTTCGACCGCGCCGTCGACCCCATCGAGTTCGACTTCGACGGCTACGACGGCGACTACTTCGAGTCGCTGTGCGAGCGCGTCCTCGCCGACCAGGCCCAGGGGATGGGCTACGTCATCGAGAGCGCCGGCACCCTCGGCGGCGGCAACCACTTCGTCGAGTTCGCCCGCGCACAGGCGTCGGGCGACTACTGGCTGGTACTCCACAGCGGGTCGCGCTACCTCGGCAAGGCCGTCGCCGAGTACTGGCAGCACAGGGCCAACAGCTACCGCAACACCGACGCGATCCGCGAGGCCGTTCCCGACGAACTGACCGAGTACCTGAAGTCCGACCCCGAGACCGTCGCCGACGCCGACTGCTTCGAGTGGGTCACCGGCGGCAAGGGGGAGTCCCACCTCCGGAAGGACCGCATCCGCGCGGACTTCGAGGGGCGCCGCATCGAGGAGGTCTTCGACACGCTCGGCGACCTGCGGCCCGAGACGGGCCGCGACAGCGACCTCGACTACCTCGACGGTCGGGAGGCCCACGGCTACCACGTCGACATGCTGTTCGCCCAGCAGTACGCCCGCTGGAACCGGGAGCTGATGAGCGACGCCATCTGCGAGACGCTGGGCGTCGAGCCCGTCGAGCGGTTCCAGTCGGTCCACAACTACATCGACTTCGAGGATCTGACCATCCGGAAGGGCGCGACGCCCGCCCGCGAGGGGCAGCGACTGGTCGTGCCGTTCAACATGGCCGAGGGGTCGGTGCTGGCCCGCGGGAAGGGCAACGACGAGTACCACCGGACCGCACCCCACGGCGCGGGCCGCGTGATGGGTCGGCGGCAAGCCCACGAGGAGCTGTCGGTCGATGCGTTCGCCGACGCCATGGACGGGATCTACTCCGAGTCGGTCGGCGAGGCGACGCTGGACGAGGCCCCGATGGCCTACAAGTCCGCCGAGCGCATCGCCGCGGCGCTGGCCCCGACCGCCGAAGTCGAGGACCGGCTCGAGGTCGTCCACAATCTCAAGGCCACGGATTGA